One part of the Streptomyces sp. AM 2-1-1 genome encodes these proteins:
- a CDS encoding LacI family DNA-binding transcriptional regulator → MAANRRPTLADVAREVGVSAKTVSRVLNEDGPASARTREQVLAAVAKLGFQPNLMARNIRVGGPDTTIGLVVPDLGNPFFGAVAGGIEDVVRARGLTLLMGSSADEPARERGLTDTFLARRISILMVIPSVGSDHSHLRSHRSTGLPVVFVDRPGAGLTTDSVVSSNLAGAHEGVAHLIAHGHRRIGFVGDLPTNLYTRRERLAGYRSALAEAGLAHDRALVVNAHDQRAASVCTSRLLESASPPTALFAGNNIVALGVVAELARIRRKDVAVVAFDDVPLAEALEPALTVVAQDPEEIGRKAADTALARLDGDRSRARTITVPTRLIVRGSGELTAP, encoded by the coding sequence ATGGCAGCGAACCGCCGCCCCACCCTGGCCGACGTCGCCCGAGAAGTGGGCGTCAGCGCCAAGACGGTTTCGCGGGTGCTCAACGAGGACGGCCCCGCGTCGGCCCGGACCAGGGAACAGGTCCTCGCCGCCGTGGCCAAACTCGGTTTCCAGCCGAACCTCATGGCCCGCAACATCCGTGTCGGAGGCCCCGACACGACGATCGGGCTCGTCGTGCCCGACCTCGGGAACCCCTTCTTCGGGGCGGTGGCCGGCGGCATCGAGGATGTCGTACGGGCCCGCGGCCTGACCCTGCTCATGGGCTCCTCCGCGGACGAACCCGCGCGCGAACGGGGACTGACCGACACGTTCCTCGCCCGTCGCATCAGCATCCTGATGGTGATCCCGTCCGTCGGCTCCGACCACTCCCACCTGCGGAGCCATCGGAGCACAGGGCTGCCCGTCGTCTTCGTCGACCGGCCGGGAGCCGGGCTGACCACGGACAGCGTCGTCAGTTCCAACCTCGCGGGCGCACACGAGGGGGTCGCACACCTGATCGCCCACGGCCACCGACGCATCGGTTTCGTCGGCGACCTCCCCACCAACCTCTACACCCGCCGTGAACGCCTGGCCGGTTACCGTTCGGCCCTGGCCGAGGCCGGCCTCGCCCACGACCGCGCGCTGGTCGTCAACGCCCACGACCAGCGCGCGGCTTCCGTCTGCACCTCCCGGCTCCTGGAGTCGGCGAGTCCGCCCACCGCTCTGTTCGCCGGCAACAACATCGTCGCGCTGGGGGTGGTCGCCGAACTGGCCCGCATCAGGCGGAAAGACGTCGCCGTGGTCGCCTTCGACGACGTACCACTCGCCGAAGCTCTCGAACCCGCCCTGACCGTCGTGGCCCAGGACCCCGAAGAGATCGGCCGGAAGGCAGCGGACACCGCCTTGGCACGCCTGGACGGCGACCGTTCCCGCGCCCGCACCATCACCGTCCCCACCCGGCTGATCGTCCGGGGATCGGGAGAACTCACCGCTCCGTAG
- a CDS encoding ATP-binding cassette domain-containing protein, with amino-acid sequence MTTTTPTPVLQARGLVKRYGQVTAIDGADFDLMPGEVLAVIGDNGAGKTSLIKALTGAVAPDAGEIRLNGELIRFTGPQSARVHGIETVYQDLAVAASMDIASNMFLGRELRRPGFLGSALRMLDKKRMRQEAAEHMADLKIGLRSLTQAVETLSGGQRQAVAVARSVAWARSVVVMDEPTAALGVKESGQVLDLIRRVRDKGMPVVLISHNMPHVFEIADRIHVHRLGRRAAVIKPSDHSMAEVVAIMTGALTLDGAGGTVVADSGAARAAGVQAT; translated from the coding sequence ATGACCACCACCACTCCCACCCCTGTTCTCCAGGCCCGCGGCCTGGTCAAGCGCTACGGGCAGGTCACCGCCATCGACGGCGCCGACTTCGACCTGATGCCCGGGGAGGTCCTCGCGGTCATCGGCGACAACGGAGCCGGCAAGACCAGCCTGATCAAGGCCCTCACCGGTGCGGTGGCACCGGACGCGGGCGAGATCCGCCTCAACGGCGAGCTCATCCGGTTCACGGGGCCGCAGAGCGCGCGCGTCCACGGCATCGAGACCGTCTACCAGGACCTGGCGGTGGCCGCCTCGATGGACATCGCCTCGAACATGTTCCTCGGACGTGAACTGCGCCGGCCGGGCTTCCTCGGCAGTGCCCTGCGCATGCTGGACAAGAAGCGCATGCGCCAGGAGGCCGCGGAGCACATGGCCGACCTGAAGATCGGGCTGCGGTCGCTCACGCAGGCGGTCGAGACCCTCTCCGGCGGGCAGCGGCAAGCCGTGGCCGTCGCGCGTTCCGTAGCCTGGGCGCGCAGCGTGGTCGTCATGGACGAGCCCACCGCGGCCCTCGGCGTCAAGGAATCGGGGCAGGTACTCGACCTCATCCGTCGGGTCCGCGACAAGGGCATGCCCGTGGTCCTGATCAGCCACAACATGCCGCACGTCTTCGAGATCGCCGACCGGATCCATGTCCACCGGCTGGGCCGTCGCGCTGCCGTGATCAAGCCCTCCGACCACAGCATGGCCGAAGTCGTCGCCATCATGACCGGCGCGCTGACCCTGGACGGGGCCGGAGGTACTGTCGTAGCGGATTCCGGGGCCGCAAGGGCAGCGGGAGTCCAGGCCACCTGA
- a CDS encoding ABC transporter permease, which yields MTATTAPYAELKTPTTARRLLTAPTTGPLAALLLACVFFSLSTDQFLTGGNFSLIVQQVMVVGTLAIGQTLIILTAGIDLSCGAVMAFGSIVIAKMAAEGTLPPLAAITMGLVVCGGFGLLNGLLVQKIPLPPFIVTLGMLNVAFALTHIYSEEQTVTSLPGPLTALGETFPLGNTDITYGSLLTIVLFLLLAYALSSTGWGRHVYALGNSQEAARLNGIRTSRLTIGIYTVAGVLYGLAALLLISRTGVGDPQAGQTENLDSITAVVLGGTSLFGGRGSVLGTFIGVLIVGVFRNGLQLMGVASIYQTLITGILVILAVTVDQMSRRKSR from the coding sequence ATGACAGCCACCACCGCGCCGTACGCCGAGCTCAAAACGCCGACCACGGCCCGCAGACTCCTCACCGCGCCGACCACCGGTCCTCTGGCCGCCCTCCTCCTCGCCTGCGTGTTCTTCTCCCTGTCGACGGACCAGTTCCTCACGGGCGGGAACTTCTCGCTGATCGTGCAGCAGGTCATGGTCGTCGGCACCCTCGCCATCGGCCAGACCCTGATCATCCTCACGGCCGGCATCGACCTCTCGTGCGGTGCCGTGATGGCCTTCGGGAGCATCGTCATCGCCAAGATGGCGGCCGAGGGCACCCTGCCCCCGCTCGCCGCCATCACCATGGGCCTGGTCGTCTGCGGCGGCTTCGGGCTTCTCAACGGGCTTCTGGTCCAGAAGATCCCGCTGCCGCCGTTCATCGTGACGCTCGGCATGCTCAACGTGGCGTTCGCCCTGACACACATCTACTCCGAAGAGCAGACCGTCACCAGCCTGCCCGGCCCGCTGACCGCCCTAGGAGAGACCTTCCCGCTCGGCAACACGGACATCACCTACGGCTCGCTGCTCACCATCGTCCTCTTCCTCCTCCTGGCCTATGCGCTCAGCAGCACCGGATGGGGACGGCACGTCTACGCCCTGGGCAACAGCCAGGAAGCCGCGCGCCTCAACGGCATCCGCACCTCCCGCCTGACCATCGGCATCTACACCGTGGCCGGCGTGCTGTACGGCCTTGCCGCCCTGCTGCTCATCTCCCGCACCGGGGTGGGAGACCCGCAGGCGGGACAGACCGAGAACCTCGACAGCATCACCGCCGTGGTCCTCGGTGGTACCAGCCTCTTCGGCGGACGCGGTTCGGTCCTGGGCACCTTCATCGGCGTCCTCATCGTCGGTGTCTTCCGCAACGGCCTCCAACTGATGGGTGTGGCCTCCATCTACCAGACCCTGATCACCGGGATCCTCGTGATCCTCGCGGTGACCGTCGACCAGATGTCCCGGAGGAAGTCCCGATGA
- a CDS encoding sugar ABC transporter substrate-binding protein: MPRTIRPTPSLIRTAACLGIAALTLTACGSGSGSDSGGDSSGSVKVGLITKTDTNPFFVKMKEGAEKAAKDSGAQLITSAGKFDGDNAGQVTAIENMVAAGVKGILITPSDSKAIVPALEKARAKGILVIALDSPTDPRSAVDALFATDNLRAGELIGAYAKASMKGRTAKIATLDLAPGVAVGVQRHDGFLKGFGIGEKDPAIVCSQDTGGDQAKGQTAMENCLQKAPDINVVYTINEPAALGAYTALRAKGREKDVLIVSVDGGCTGTRAVKDGKIAATSQQYPLRMAAEGVGAVVKFAENGKKATGYTDTGVSLITDKAQAGAASKDTAYGLDNCWG, from the coding sequence ATGCCTCGCACCATTCGTCCGACCCCCTCCCTGATCAGGACCGCCGCATGCCTGGGTATCGCGGCTCTCACCCTGACGGCCTGCGGATCCGGTTCCGGATCGGATTCCGGGGGCGACAGCTCGGGCAGCGTCAAGGTCGGTCTGATCACCAAGACCGACACCAATCCGTTCTTCGTGAAGATGAAGGAGGGTGCGGAGAAGGCCGCCAAGGACAGCGGTGCCCAACTGATCACCTCCGCGGGCAAGTTCGACGGGGACAACGCCGGCCAGGTCACCGCGATCGAGAACATGGTCGCCGCAGGTGTGAAGGGAATCCTGATCACCCCCAGCGACTCCAAGGCGATCGTGCCCGCCCTGGAGAAGGCCCGTGCCAAGGGGATTCTGGTCATCGCCCTGGACTCCCCGACCGACCCCCGAAGCGCGGTCGACGCCCTGTTCGCCACCGACAACCTCCGGGCCGGAGAGCTGATCGGCGCCTACGCCAAAGCCTCGATGAAGGGCAGGACGGCCAAGATCGCCACCCTCGACCTGGCCCCGGGCGTCGCTGTCGGCGTCCAGCGGCACGACGGCTTCCTCAAGGGCTTCGGCATCGGCGAGAAGGACCCGGCGATCGTCTGTTCCCAGGACACCGGCGGCGACCAGGCGAAGGGCCAGACCGCCATGGAGAACTGCCTGCAGAAGGCGCCCGACATCAACGTCGTCTACACCATCAACGAGCCGGCCGCGCTCGGCGCGTACACCGCGCTGAGGGCCAAGGGCAGGGAGAAGGACGTCCTGATCGTCTCGGTCGACGGCGGCTGCACCGGGACCCGGGCGGTCAAGGACGGGAAGATCGCCGCCACCTCGCAGCAGTACCCGCTGAGGATGGCCGCCGAAGGCGTCGGGGCCGTCGTGAAGTTCGCCGAGAACGGCAAGAAGGCGACCGGTTACACCGACACCGGCGTCAGCCTGATCACCGACAAGGCACAGGCAGGGGCCGCGTCCAAGGACACCGCCTACGGCCTGGACAACTGCTGGGGCTGA